A stretch of Paenibacillus mucilaginosus 3016 DNA encodes these proteins:
- a CDS encoding RNA polymerase sigma factor: protein MTEGKWMTDWTPILLPYCLRITGSWWDAEDLAQDTAMKLMEAVRRQPQRPVTKAFVYRIAKNAWIDEQRKHKIQGVPWEETKEEAAADPSLTTRELLEQLAERLPPRLGVILLLMDVFDFTAKETAGYLQMKEAAVQVSLGRARVRLRQLAQGPSPLSRAAGRKTEAPVDMDALADAFRRRDPQAILRAYIGLSREGIRLTRLQVQGDRLQFTFRDPDGHWFQVISKKST from the coding sequence ATGACCGAAGGGAAATGGATGACCGACTGGACCCCCATTCTGCTGCCGTACTGTTTGAGGATCACCGGCAGTTGGTGGGACGCGGAGGATTTGGCTCAAGACACTGCTATGAAGCTGATGGAGGCGGTCCGCCGCCAGCCGCAGAGGCCGGTGACGAAAGCGTTCGTATACCGGATCGCGAAGAATGCCTGGATCGATGAACAGCGAAAGCATAAAATCCAAGGCGTTCCCTGGGAAGAGACGAAGGAGGAGGCTGCTGCGGATCCATCCTTAACGACCCGGGAGCTGCTGGAGCAGCTGGCCGAGCGGCTTCCACCCCGACTGGGCGTAATCCTGCTGCTGATGGACGTATTTGATTTTACGGCCAAAGAAACCGCCGGGTACCTTCAGATGAAGGAGGCCGCCGTCCAGGTCAGCTTGGGCCGAGCAAGGGTCAGGCTCCGGCAGCTGGCCCAGGGGCCGTCACCGCTTTCCCGTGCCGCGGGCCGGAAGACGGAGGCCCCCGTCGATATGGATGCGCTGGCCGACGCCTTCCGCCGGCGAGACCCCCAGGCTATCCTGAGGGCATACATCGGATTGTCGAGGGAAGGAATCCGGCTTACCCGGCTTCAAGTGCAAGGAGACCGGCTGCAGTTTACGTTCCGGGACCCCGACGGCCATTGGTTTCAAGTGATTTCGAAAAAAAGTACATAA
- a CDS encoding DUF817 domain-containing protein → MRLTADPSIGFFRSRVPLLKDLLHFTYKEALCCVFPLVIFLALAVTKVVSVPYLPRYDAILLICLAAQALMIRFRLETVDELKVITLFHVIGLCLELFKIHMGSWSYPGEGWSKLAGVPLYSGFMYASVASYICQAWKRFNLRFEHWPAAPLTLLLSVCIYLNFFTHHFIYDFRWILILGLLAAFRRCRVHFTVSTTSYAMPALLSFLLIGFFIWLAENISTYLGAWAYPDQLHSWRIVHWGKITSWFLLVIISVLIVGQLKLWKQAVTSKNVSERPVE, encoded by the coding sequence ATGAGGCTGACCGCCGACCCATCAATAGGCTTCTTCCGCTCCCGCGTTCCCCTGCTCAAGGACCTGCTCCACTTTACTTACAAGGAGGCGCTGTGCTGCGTCTTTCCTCTCGTCATCTTCCTTGCACTGGCTGTAACCAAGGTGGTATCGGTTCCCTATCTTCCCCGTTATGATGCGATTCTCCTGATCTGCCTGGCGGCCCAAGCTCTGATGATCCGCTTCCGGCTGGAAACCGTGGATGAGCTCAAGGTGATCACCTTGTTTCACGTCATCGGACTCTGCCTCGAACTGTTCAAAATCCACATGGGATCCTGGTCCTATCCGGGCGAAGGCTGGAGCAAGCTGGCGGGCGTGCCGCTGTACAGCGGATTCATGTATGCCAGTGTGGCGAGTTACATATGCCAGGCTTGGAAACGGTTTAACCTCCGGTTCGAGCACTGGCCGGCCGCTCCCCTGACGCTCCTTTTATCCGTCTGCATTTACCTGAACTTTTTTACGCACCATTTCATCTATGACTTCCGCTGGATTCTGATCCTCGGCCTGCTGGCCGCCTTCCGCCGGTGCCGTGTACACTTCACCGTATCCACCACTTCCTATGCCATGCCGGCCCTGCTCTCCTTCCTTCTGATCGGCTTCTTCATCTGGCTGGCGGAGAACATCTCTACTTATCTCGGCGCATGGGCGTATCCGGATCAGCTCCATTCCTGGCGGATCGTGCATTGGGGCAAAATCACTTCATGGTTCCTGCTCGTGATCATTTCCGTCCTGATTGTCGGGCAGCTGAAGCTGTGGAAACAAGCCGTCACCTCCAAGAACGTCAGTGAGCGGCCTGTGGAATGA
- a CDS encoding SDR family NAD(P)-dependent oxidoreductase — MNILVTGANRGLGYALTAELLQRGHSVIAGVRGEAGQPSERNRRLYDLAGAFPGRLQTASLDVADETGIAEAAAAWKSSGIELDAIVNNAAILAGRETAIEQLDFADMAASMEINLYGPMRIVKHCLPLFGDRAGCIVNISSEAGSFTNAYGGDYPYALSKAALNMFSQQLHRQLHARDIAVYAVHPGWIRTDMGGEQAPGDPEASARGIADLIERRTVPAPGPFVFIDYRGEAMPI, encoded by the coding sequence ATGAATATATTGGTTACCGGTGCGAACCGGGGACTCGGGTATGCCCTCACGGCGGAGCTGCTGCAGCGGGGGCATTCCGTGATCGCGGGCGTCCGAGGGGAAGCGGGACAGCCGAGCGAACGGAACCGGCGATTGTACGATTTGGCTGGGGCGTTTCCAGGCCGGCTGCAGACCGCATCGCTGGATGTGGCGGATGAAACGGGGATCGCTGAGGCGGCCGCCGCGTGGAAGAGCAGCGGTATCGAGCTGGATGCGATCGTCAACAACGCGGCGATCCTGGCGGGGCGCGAAACCGCCATCGAGCAGCTGGACTTTGCGGACATGGCCGCCTCTATGGAGATCAACCTGTACGGGCCGATGCGGATCGTGAAGCACTGTCTTCCGCTGTTCGGTGACCGGGCGGGGTGCATTGTCAATATCTCTTCGGAGGCGGGGAGCTTCACGAACGCCTATGGAGGTGACTACCCGTACGCCCTGTCGAAGGCGGCGCTGAATATGTTCTCGCAGCAGCTGCACCGGCAGCTCCACGCCAGAGACATTGCCGTCTATGCCGTTCATCCCGGCTGGATCCGGACGGATATGGGCGGAGAGCAGGCGCCGGGAGATCCGGAGGCATCGGCCCGCGGGATTGCGGATTTGATCGAACGCCGGACGGTTCCGGCTCCGGGCCCGTTTGTGTTTATCGATTATCGTGGAGAAGCCATGCCCATCTGA
- a CDS encoding NUDIX hydrolase yields the protein MTGHIDKIAWVHLREGRILCARSKGKDIYYMPGGKREAGESDTDTLVREIEEELSVRILPGTISPLGTFEAQAHGKAEGVRVRMACYLADYEGELCPASEIAEIAWLAYADRERVSSVNQIIFDRLHEMNLLA from the coding sequence TTGACCGGACATATCGATAAAATCGCCTGGGTTCATCTGCGGGAGGGCCGGATTCTGTGCGCGCGCTCCAAGGGCAAAGACATCTATTATATGCCCGGCGGCAAACGGGAGGCGGGCGAGAGCGATACCGACACGCTTGTACGCGAGATCGAAGAGGAGCTGTCCGTCCGGATCCTTCCCGGCACGATATCGCCTCTCGGGACGTTCGAAGCGCAGGCGCACGGGAAGGCGGAGGGCGTGAGGGTCCGCATGGCTTGTTACCTTGCGGACTACGAAGGGGAGCTGTGCCCGGCCTCCGAGATCGCAGAGATCGCCTGGCTCGCTTACGCGGACCGCGAACGCGTGTCTTCCGTGAATCAGATCATTTTTGACCGGCTGCATGAAATGAACCTGCTGGCATGA
- a CDS encoding DUF5050 domain-containing protein, producing the protein MKHKMAMTAAAAVLGLNLAGFPGKGWAADPLVTVTLPKFTVKFNGSEVKSEFRQYPLLVYKDITYVPMAWYDSRLLGLETGWSAQKGLSIGKGNVTSSYAPYASNTRSRTSARAAVPSFPVTINGKAVDNAKEAYPLLLFNNITYFPLTWKFAHDEFGWDYRWDAAAGLSITSVNPQVKVLDLPASAGEQEMAFFQGYYYYTELKEKYYHIYRSPETDLKAREPVYSYEADTGYGINKSLRFRVVDDELHFSYHIGGQVMGKDIYVRVGPDGKGAVVQQGYLDYRETPSGTLVISHAVPPHAGGLYLTPQGEQRTYDHAAGDPKLYYGWYIAGNEGGRSYSGDRSTAVIGDEVYVMASPDPDQADRLNRIYRVNLKTDKTVLVVDADVQHFKIIDHKLYYVKSGDQLLYSAQLDGSGEQKRSDQRVRTFEIVDGQLFYTSPGENDTLKLYKAESSGADELVLGDGIVSVQFLNGSMLCKLAAGGDYGLKILDGSGELRLAVADPVAGAWAYGDRLLFISAAGGEIKELKLP; encoded by the coding sequence GTGAAACACAAGATGGCAATGACAGCCGCAGCCGCGGTATTGGGGCTGAATCTGGCCGGGTTCCCGGGCAAGGGCTGGGCGGCGGATCCCCTTGTTACCGTCACCCTGCCGAAGTTCACCGTGAAGTTCAACGGCAGTGAAGTGAAGAGTGAGTTCCGGCAGTACCCGCTTCTGGTATACAAGGATATCACCTATGTTCCGATGGCCTGGTATGACAGCCGGCTGCTCGGCCTGGAGACGGGCTGGAGCGCCCAGAAGGGGCTGAGCATCGGCAAAGGAAACGTCACCTCCTCGTACGCGCCTTATGCCTCGAATACCCGCAGTCGTACATCGGCGAGAGCCGCCGTGCCCTCTTTCCCGGTAACGATCAACGGCAAAGCAGTGGACAATGCCAAAGAAGCGTATCCGCTGCTCCTGTTCAATAACATCACGTATTTCCCGCTGACCTGGAAATTCGCTCATGACGAATTCGGCTGGGATTACCGCTGGGACGCCGCAGCGGGACTTTCGATCACCTCCGTTAATCCGCAGGTGAAGGTCCTGGACCTTCCCGCATCAGCAGGGGAGCAGGAAATGGCTTTCTTCCAGGGGTATTACTATTACACCGAGCTCAAGGAGAAGTACTATCACATCTACCGCAGCCCGGAGACGGATTTGAAGGCTCGAGAGCCGGTTTATTCCTATGAGGCCGATACGGGCTACGGGATCAACAAGTCGCTGAGGTTCCGGGTAGTGGATGATGAGCTGCATTTCTCGTATCACATCGGCGGACAGGTCATGGGAAAGGACATATATGTCAGGGTGGGTCCGGACGGTAAAGGAGCCGTGGTCCAGCAGGGGTACCTGGATTACAGGGAAACCCCGTCGGGAACGCTGGTGATCAGTCATGCCGTGCCCCCGCATGCGGGAGGATTGTACCTCACTCCCCAGGGAGAGCAGAGGACTTACGATCATGCGGCAGGGGATCCGAAGCTCTACTATGGCTGGTATATTGCCGGCAATGAAGGCGGGCGTTCCTACAGCGGCGATCGCTCGACTGCCGTCATCGGTGACGAGGTCTATGTAATGGCTTCGCCGGATCCGGACCAGGCGGACCGCCTCAATCGGATCTACCGGGTCAATCTCAAGACGGACAAGACCGTACTCGTGGTGGACGCGGATGTGCAGCACTTCAAGATCATCGATCACAAGCTCTATTATGTAAAATCCGGGGACCAGCTTCTGTACTCAGCCCAGCTGGACGGATCAGGCGAGCAGAAGCGATCCGATCAAAGAGTCCGGACGTTCGAGATCGTGGACGGCCAACTGTTCTATACCTCCCCAGGTGAGAATGACACCCTGAAGCTCTATAAGGCGGAATCGTCCGGAGCGGACGAACTGGTGCTGGGAGATGGCATCGTCAGCGTCCAGTTCCTGAACGGCAGCATGCTCTGCAAGCTTGCCGCGGGAGGCGATTATGGGCTGAAGATCCTGGATGGCAGCGGCGAGCTCCGCTTGGCTGTAGCCGATCCGGTCGCCGGGGCATGGGCATACGGGGATCGGCTCCTCTTCATCTCGGCGGCAGGCGGAGAGATCAAGGAGCTGAAGCTGCCCTAA
- a CDS encoding VOC family protein: protein METNLLGTKTITQIGILVHDIEKTSQAYADFFGVDKPQWIITGPVEEAQTEYRGQRTEGRAKLAFFDMGSLQLELIEPDQEPSVWRECLDKDGEGVHHIAFAIEGMKEKVMVLERSGMPLLQNGEYTGGRYAYMDTLKDLKVMIELLENDKPHA from the coding sequence ATGGAAACCAACCTGCTCGGCACGAAAACGATCACGCAAATCGGGATTCTCGTTCATGATATTGAGAAGACTTCACAGGCGTATGCCGACTTCTTCGGCGTGGACAAGCCCCAGTGGATCATCACCGGTCCGGTGGAGGAAGCCCAGACCGAATACCGGGGACAGCGGACCGAAGGCCGGGCCAAGCTCGCCTTCTTCGACATGGGCTCTCTGCAGCTGGAGCTGATCGAACCGGATCAGGAGCCGAGCGTCTGGCGTGAGTGTCTCGACAAAGACGGGGAGGGCGTGCATCATATCGCTTTTGCCATCGAGGGAATGAAGGAGAAGGTCATGGTGCTGGAGCGCAGCGGGATGCCGCTGCTGCAGAATGGCGAATACACCGGCGGACGTTATGCATATATGGACACGCTCAAGGACTTGAAGGTGATGATCGAGCTGCTCGAGAACGACAAACCCCATGCGTAG
- a CDS encoding polysaccharide lyase family protein, with translation MKRLSQRNKRRGAAAGKTAASLLLAGSVLLGAVPLPAAAGAQAAQGTAADQAAEASGQGAELGRHKEKLALIDQGSSVTLKNSRVSVTIDKGSATVTSITYGEDSPNLLAGGGAGYYILNYSQNGKNLKFGPKDELTYKVVAQDEEHIDIALTVDDRAVLPFSYELHFVLVKNEPGLYFYSVVGYPEAVEGGVTIGQGRYAFRVDPNLFDSYAVDDERRGPLPAPAELEAGEEVMDASIKLPSGEVYTKYNHIEYAGDLNVTGLYGKDLGIWLIRGSNEFVDGGPTQQRNSVHQTNTTPILLWHEHESHYGRGNVVPSPGWKKIYGPSFLYVNQGGNADKLWKDANRRAEAEQRKWPYRWLDDPRYAADRRGSVKGQLTIADGRPAADAWVILADPSPDWQDQNLGYNYYIRTDSQGRFTIPDVREGTYTLYSFVKGYFGEFRKDGITVQASKETKLPALVWTPETHGTTLWTLGTPDRTAGEYRHGDDYHHWGLWLDYPLDFPNGVDFRMGESSERTDWNYAHPVTATPGEPAQLKVPFNPELTPWKIRFDSDAVYPAGTKATLTFGIASSRNGSLRLNLNGTEIANLASLPGPKSDSGMPRSAVHAFYREFTVEFDASLLKQGENVLQLTHAKNIYDANGQRTGDLYTSQMYDAIRLEVQQP, from the coding sequence ATGAAAAGACTATCTCAACGGAACAAACGCAGAGGAGCCGCTGCCGGAAAGACGGCCGCCTCCCTGCTGCTCGCAGGCAGTGTCCTGCTGGGAGCCGTACCGCTTCCCGCTGCGGCCGGAGCGCAGGCCGCACAGGGAACGGCGGCGGACCAGGCGGCGGAAGCATCCGGCCAGGGAGCAGAGCTCGGCCGTCATAAGGAGAAGCTCGCCCTGATCGACCAGGGGAGCAGCGTCACGCTGAAGAACAGCAGAGTCAGCGTCACCATCGACAAGGGCAGCGCTACCGTGACCTCCATTACGTACGGGGAAGACAGCCCGAACCTGCTCGCGGGCGGCGGAGCCGGCTATTACATACTGAACTACTCGCAGAACGGCAAGAACCTGAAGTTCGGTCCGAAGGATGAGCTTACCTACAAAGTCGTGGCACAGGACGAAGAGCACATCGATATCGCCTTGACCGTGGATGACCGTGCCGTCCTGCCGTTCTCGTATGAGCTGCATTTTGTGCTGGTGAAGAATGAACCCGGCCTTTACTTCTACTCGGTAGTCGGGTATCCCGAAGCTGTAGAGGGGGGCGTCACCATCGGCCAGGGCCGGTACGCCTTCCGCGTCGATCCGAACCTCTTCGACTCGTACGCCGTGGATGACGAGCGGCGCGGACCGCTGCCGGCCCCTGCAGAGCTCGAAGCCGGGGAAGAGGTGATGGATGCGAGCATCAAGCTGCCCAGCGGCGAGGTGTACACCAAGTACAATCACATCGAATATGCCGGTGATCTCAATGTGACGGGACTGTATGGGAAGGATCTCGGGATCTGGCTGATCCGGGGCAGCAACGAGTTCGTCGACGGCGGTCCGACCCAGCAGCGCAACTCCGTCCACCAGACGAACACCACGCCGATCCTGCTGTGGCATGAGCATGAATCCCATTACGGGCGCGGCAATGTGGTGCCTTCGCCGGGCTGGAAGAAGATCTACGGGCCGTCCTTCCTCTATGTGAATCAGGGCGGGAATGCCGACAAGCTCTGGAAGGACGCGAACCGCCGGGCGGAGGCGGAGCAGCGCAAGTGGCCGTACCGCTGGCTGGACGATCCGCGGTATGCGGCGGACCGCAGAGGCAGCGTGAAGGGACAGCTGACCATCGCGGACGGCAGGCCGGCGGCCGATGCCTGGGTGATTCTGGCCGATCCGAGCCCGGACTGGCAGGACCAGAACCTCGGCTATAACTACTATATCCGCACCGACAGCCAAGGCCGCTTCACCATTCCGGATGTGCGGGAAGGCACGTACACCCTGTACAGCTTCGTCAAAGGGTACTTCGGTGAATTCCGCAAGGACGGCATCACGGTGCAGGCATCCAAGGAAACGAAGCTGCCCGCTCTGGTATGGACTCCCGAGACCCATGGCACCACACTCTGGACGCTGGGCACGCCGGACCGGACGGCGGGCGAATACCGGCATGGAGACGACTATCATCACTGGGGATTGTGGCTCGATTACCCGCTGGACTTCCCGAATGGGGTCGATTTCCGAATGGGGGAGAGCAGTGAGCGGACGGACTGGAACTACGCCCACCCGGTGACGGCAACGCCAGGCGAACCGGCACAGCTCAAGGTGCCGTTCAACCCCGAGCTGACGCCGTGGAAGATCCGCTTTGACAGCGATGCGGTATACCCTGCAGGCACCAAAGCGACGCTGACCTTCGGCATCGCGTCCTCCCGCAACGGTTCGCTTCGGCTGAACCTGAACGGCACGGAGATTGCGAACCTGGCCTCGCTGCCGGGACCGAAGAGCGATTCGGGCATGCCGCGCAGTGCGGTGCACGCCTTTTACCGGGAATTCACCGTCGAGTTCGATGCTTCTCTGCTGAAGCAGGGGGAGAACGTGCTGCAGCTCACGCATGCCAAGAACATCTATGACGCGAACGGCCAGCGCACCGGCGATCTCTATACAAGCCAGATGTATGATGCGATCCGACTGGAAGTCCAGCAGCCCTAA
- a CDS encoding heavy-metal-associated domain-containing protein, with the protein MSEARLRVAGMTCESCADSVEGALRNIGAEGQVDLASQTVRVEYDESRVDMNSIRDAIEGKGYRIV; encoded by the coding sequence GTGAGTGAAGCCAGATTGAGGGTAGCGGGCATGACCTGCGAGAGCTGTGCGGATTCCGTGGAAGGCGCACTGCGGAACATCGGGGCCGAGGGACAGGTGGATCTGGCCAGCCAGACCGTACGGGTGGAATATGACGAAAGCCGTGTGGACATGAACTCCATCCGGGATGCTATCGAAGGCAAAGGCTACAGGATCGTATAA
- a CDS encoding DoxX family membrane protein, producing the protein MLIRFLQNNLLVSFVLTALRIYLGWIWLKAGWGKIAGGSFNAEGFLQGAVKKAEGENPSVQSWWADFLQGVAIPNVGLFNVVVPWGELLVGLGLLLGTFTTFAALMGILMNFSYLFSGTLSTNPQMIVLELLLVAAAANSSRIGADRWILPYLQQMLNPRKSSEPSLKSA; encoded by the coding sequence ATGTTGATCCGGTTCTTGCAGAACAATTTGCTTGTCAGCTTTGTTTTGACTGCTTTACGAATTTATCTCGGGTGGATCTGGCTGAAGGCGGGATGGGGGAAGATTGCCGGCGGTTCGTTCAATGCGGAAGGCTTCCTGCAGGGTGCGGTCAAGAAAGCTGAGGGAGAGAATCCTTCGGTGCAGTCCTGGTGGGCGGATTTCCTGCAGGGGGTTGCCATCCCGAATGTGGGCCTGTTCAATGTAGTGGTCCCTTGGGGTGAACTGCTCGTAGGTCTCGGCCTTCTCCTCGGTACATTCACCACGTTCGCCGCGCTGATGGGTATTCTTATGAATTTTTCGTACCTGTTCTCGGGTACCCTCAGTACGAATCCCCAGATGATCGTGCTGGAGCTGCTGCTTGTCGCTGCGGCCGCCAACTCTTCCAGAATCGGCGCAGACCGCTGGATCCTGCCTTATCTTCAGCAGATGTTGAATCCAAGAAAGAGCTCCGAGCCCTCGTTAAAAAGTGCATAA
- a CDS encoding hemoblobin-interacting domain-containing protein yields MNRKLEVVAENASYTRYVDQTVDLTPERKTHRFDFTMPQDDTVDLKFLLGLITGTGAVGAAHDVTIDNVVFQVKDAPVAQPPSLLQDSTGNQAGQDVQISFADRAAWRAALTFVSVNGIVLDPSAYDVNPGSLDISALAFPAAGSYRIEVQADGYAPAAVTQVILAADGNLVTNGGFTEGIRGWSTWSGEGGAAELTAENGEAHILVHSPGGPAWANQLYQEGIPMTAGSTYELGFKASSTVNRPVTVEFTGTSGGVKTFHLTPEAGVYTHRFTVDSGAPLKLNFLIGSVSADGASTPAEAHGITLGEVRITEAESEPSSF; encoded by the coding sequence GTGAACCGCAAGCTGGAGGTCGTGGCGGAGAATGCTTCGTACACCCGCTATGTGGACCAGACCGTGGACCTGACTCCCGAGCGGAAGACGCACCGCTTCGACTTCACGATGCCCCAGGACGATACCGTTGACCTCAAGTTCCTCCTGGGACTGATCACCGGGACCGGCGCTGTAGGCGCTGCTCATGACGTAACCATCGACAACGTGGTGTTCCAGGTCAAGGATGCGCCGGTCGCCCAGCCGCCTTCCTTGCTCCAGGACTCCACAGGGAACCAGGCTGGGCAGGACGTTCAAATCTCGTTCGCGGACCGCGCAGCCTGGCGGGCAGCTCTCACCTTCGTCTCGGTGAACGGCATTGTACTGGACCCTTCGGCGTATGATGTAAACCCGGGCAGCCTCGATATTTCCGCACTGGCCTTCCCGGCGGCGGGCAGCTATCGGATTGAAGTCCAGGCTGACGGCTATGCGCCGGCCGCCGTTACCCAGGTGATCCTGGCGGCTGACGGCAATCTGGTGACGAACGGGGGCTTCACCGAAGGGATACGGGGATGGAGCACCTGGTCCGGTGAAGGCGGGGCGGCTGAACTCACGGCAGAGAACGGCGAAGCCCATATTCTCGTGCACAGCCCCGGCGGTCCCGCCTGGGCGAACCAGCTGTACCAGGAAGGCATCCCGATGACGGCCGGATCGACGTACGAGCTGGGCTTCAAGGCGTCGTCCACGGTGAACCGTCCGGTCACGGTCGAATTCACCGGCACAAGCGGCGGCGTGAAGACCTTCCATCTAACGCCGGAGGCGGGAGTGTATACGCACCGTTTTACGGTGGACAGCGGCGCGCCGCTGAAGCTCAATTTCCTCATCGGGAGCGTATCGGCTGACGGTGCTTCCACGCCTGCCGAAGCGCATGGGATCACCCTAGGTGAGGTGCGGATCACTGAAGCCGAATCCGAGCCATCCTCTTTTTGA
- a CDS encoding AraC family transcriptional regulator yields MEIKSFAGYAEKGWGVWVQRSSHGSHNPLPEHGHDFIELVYVVHGGGRHLIDREAFDIRAGDIYAVAPGESHAFPDAQDRELEIINCLFQPETVWQSLPADAEALLSLPYVAPLYQGAGRLPRKLTLPSSDSAVIVGLLESMMTEIRERKPGSGIIVRQRLIDILITLSRVQLREESSVRGAEKPGAVQAGGYEILVRKVLAYLESHYPQRITAAELAEVFAISSRHLNRVFRQETGRSITETLQGIRIERAKIMLHETARSVEGISAAVGFGDPSFFSKLFSRTVGHTPGEYRRIARSKRSS; encoded by the coding sequence GTGGAAATCAAATCTTTCGCCGGCTATGCCGAAAAGGGCTGGGGCGTATGGGTGCAGCGCTCCTCCCACGGCAGCCACAATCCGCTTCCCGAACACGGCCATGACTTCATCGAGCTCGTCTATGTCGTGCACGGAGGGGGCCGTCACCTGATCGACCGCGAAGCCTTCGACATCCGGGCCGGGGATATCTATGCGGTCGCCCCGGGCGAGAGCCACGCCTTCCCCGATGCGCAGGACCGCGAGCTTGAGATCATCAACTGCCTGTTCCAGCCGGAGACCGTGTGGCAGTCCCTGCCTGCCGATGCCGAGGCGCTGCTCAGCCTTCCCTATGTGGCTCCGCTCTACCAGGGGGCCGGCCGGCTTCCGCGCAAGCTCACGCTCCCTTCTTCGGATTCCGCTGTGATCGTCGGGCTCCTGGAGAGCATGATGACGGAGATCCGGGAGCGGAAGCCGGGGAGCGGGATTATCGTCCGCCAGCGGCTGATCGATATCCTGATCACCCTCTCCCGCGTTCAACTGCGGGAGGAGTCGTCTGTACGGGGGGCGGAGAAGCCGGGAGCCGTCCAAGCCGGAGGGTACGAGATTCTGGTCCGCAAGGTGCTGGCTTATCTGGAATCGCATTATCCCCAGCGGATCACGGCCGCCGAGCTGGCCGAGGTGTTCGCCATCTCTTCGCGGCACCTGAACCGGGTATTCCGGCAGGAGACCGGCCGCAGCATCACCGAGACGCTTCAGGGAATCCGAATCGAGAGAGCGAAGATCATGCTCCACGAGACGGCACGCAGCGTAGAAGGCATCTCGGCGGCCGTTGGCTTCGGTGACCCGTCTTTTTTCAGCAAGCTGTTCAGCCGAACGGTCGGGCACACGCCCGGTGAATACCGCCGGATCGCAAGAAGCAAACGTTCCTCCTGA
- a CDS encoding VOC family protein: MNSKNHGVAGSALKAVCSVYIPVRSPLDSAAWWQRHFGLEYAVPFNPAESQVILKLSDGQWLHLVETEGPIDNQFPNKAGEAMFRMTFEVRRIEVLYERLQSSGVQTEGPEDRGSCGINFVFYDPDGNKFDVNECVRVHRTPEETERLRSRLFQPVTS; the protein is encoded by the coding sequence ATGAACAGCAAAAATCATGGGGTAGCAGGCAGTGCATTAAAGGCGGTGTGTTCCGTTTATATCCCGGTACGCAGTCCCTTGGATTCCGCGGCGTGGTGGCAGCGCCATTTTGGGCTGGAGTATGCCGTCCCGTTCAACCCGGCGGAATCGCAGGTCATTCTGAAGCTGTCGGACGGCCAATGGCTGCATTTGGTCGAAACGGAGGGGCCGATCGACAATCAGTTCCCGAACAAGGCAGGCGAAGCCATGTTCCGGATGACCTTCGAAGTGAGGCGGATCGAAGTGCTGTATGAGCGCCTGCAATCAAGCGGCGTCCAGACGGAGGGGCCGGAGGACCGCGGCAGCTGCGGCATCAACTTTGTCTTCTATGACCCGGATGGCAATAAATTCGATGTGAACGAATGCGTCCGTGTTCACCGGACACCGGAGGAAACGGAGAGGCTGCGCTCCCGTCTGTTCCAGCCGGTCACGTCCTGA